In a genomic window of Flavobacterium sp. KACC 22761:
- a CDS encoding thymidylate synthase, whose protein sequence is MKQYLDLVKHVLENGNQKGDRTGTGTKSVFGYQMRFDLSEGFPMVTTKKLHLKSIIYELLWFLKGDTNIKYLQENGVKIWDEWADSNGDLGPVYGHQWRNWNSEEIDQISELITELKTNPNSRRMLVSAWNPSVLPDTKKSFEENVANNKAALPPCHAFFQFYVSSPDIEKGETKGKLSCQLYQRSADIFLGVPFNIASYALLTMMIAQVCDLEAGEFIHTFGDAHIYNNHFEQLELQLSREPKPLPKMILNPTIKNIFDFDYDDFTLVDYEPHPGIKGSVAV, encoded by the coding sequence ATGAAGCAATACTTAGATTTAGTAAAACACGTTTTAGAAAACGGCAATCAAAAAGGAGACAGAACCGGAACTGGAACCAAAAGCGTTTTTGGCTATCAAATGCGTTTTGATTTAAGCGAAGGCTTCCCAATGGTTACAACCAAAAAACTCCATTTAAAATCAATTATTTACGAATTGCTTTGGTTTTTAAAAGGAGATACAAACATTAAATATCTTCAGGAAAACGGAGTAAAAATTTGGGATGAATGGGCTGATTCTAATGGCGATCTAGGACCAGTTTATGGACACCAATGGCGTAATTGGAACAGTGAAGAAATCGATCAGATTTCTGAATTAATCACAGAATTAAAAACAAATCCAAACAGTCGCAGAATGCTGGTTTCAGCATGGAATCCATCGGTTTTACCAGACACTAAAAAATCTTTCGAGGAAAACGTCGCAAACAACAAAGCCGCTTTGCCACCTTGCCACGCCTTTTTTCAATTTTACGTGTCGAGTCCCGATATTGAAAAAGGCGAAACAAAAGGCAAACTTTCTTGTCAACTTTATCAACGAAGTGCCGATATCTTTTTAGGAGTTCCTTTTAATATTGCTTCTTATGCATTATTAACCATGATGATTGCTCAAGTTTGCGATCTTGAAGCTGGCGAATTTATTCACACTTTTGGAGACGCACACATTTACAACAATCACTTTGAGCAATTGGAACTGCAACTTTCGAGAGAACCAAAACCATTGCCAAAAATGATATTAAATCCCACAATTAAAAACATTTTTGATTTTGATTACGACGATTTCACACTTGTAGATTATGAACCACATCCTGGAATAAAAGGAAGTGTTGCTGTATAA
- a CDS encoding electron transfer flavoprotein subunit beta/FixA family protein, translating into MKILVCISHVPDTTSKINFTNGDSEFDTNGVQYVINPNDEFGLTRAIWFQEQQGATVTVVNVGGPDTEPTLRKALAIGANEAIRVNANPTDGFFVAKQLAEVIKNGGYDLVIAGKESLDYNGGMVPGMIAGILGSNFLNSCTAITVDGNNVKAVREIDGGKETVSTTLPLIIGGQKGLVEEKDLRIPNMRGIMTARTKALTILEPVDAAVNTKAVKFEKPAPKSAVKLVSADNLDELINLLHNEAKVI; encoded by the coding sequence ATGAAAATATTGGTTTGCATCAGCCACGTGCCTGATACTACTTCAAAAATTAACTTTACCAACGGTGATTCAGAATTTGATACCAATGGTGTACAATATGTAATCAATCCAAATGACGAATTTGGTTTAACACGTGCTATTTGGTTTCAAGAACAACAAGGAGCAACGGTAACTGTTGTTAATGTTGGAGGACCAGATACTGAACCAACTTTGCGTAAAGCATTGGCAATTGGCGCAAACGAAGCGATTCGTGTAAACGCTAACCCAACTGACGGATTTTTTGTTGCAAAACAATTAGCTGAAGTAATTAAAAACGGAGGTTACGATTTAGTAATTGCTGGAAAAGAGTCTTTAGATTATAATGGAGGAATGGTTCCAGGAATGATTGCAGGAATTTTAGGTTCTAACTTTTTAAATTCTTGTACAGCAATAACTGTTGATGGAAACAACGTAAAAGCAGTTCGTGAAATTGATGGTGGAAAAGAAACTGTTAGCACAACTTTACCATTAATCATTGGTGGTCAAAAAGGTCTTGTTGAAGAAAAAGATTTACGTATTCCAAATATGAGAGGAATTATGACTGCAAGAACTAAAGCCTTGACTATTCTTGAGCCAGTTGATGCAGCTGTCAATACAAAAGCGGTGAAATTCGAAAAACCAGCTCCAAAATCAGCAGTGAAATTAGTTTCTGCAGATAATTTAGATGAGTTAATCAATTTATTACACAACGAGGCTAAAGTGATTTAA
- a CDS encoding bifunctional nuclease family protein, translating to MSLVKLSIKGISYSQTQNGAYALILNEVDGERKLPIVIGAFEAQSIAIALEKEIKPPRPLTHDLFKNFAERFDIVVKQVIIHKLVDGVFYSSLICERDKIEEIIDARTSDAIALALRFNAPIFTYKNILDKAGIYLKSNSGDGDQGSQEIDDVLSNPETFGREEESNQSGDVYAKHSLQELNELLDQAVSQEDYEKAAKIRDEISKR from the coding sequence ATGAGTCTAGTAAAATTATCCATAAAAGGAATTTCATACAGCCAAACTCAAAATGGAGCGTATGCCTTAATTTTGAATGAAGTTGACGGCGAAAGAAAATTACCTATCGTAATTGGCGCTTTTGAAGCCCAATCGATTGCTATTGCCTTAGAAAAAGAGATCAAACCTCCTCGCCCACTAACACATGATTTATTCAAAAACTTTGCAGAGCGATTTGACATTGTTGTGAAACAAGTAATCATACACAAATTGGTTGATGGTGTTTTTTATTCTAGTTTGATCTGCGAAAGAGATAAAATCGAAGAAATTATTGACGCCAGAACTTCTGATGCAATTGCATTAGCATTACGTTTCAACGCACCAATTTTTACCTATAAGAACATCTTAGACAAAGCCGGAATTTATTTGAAATCCAATTCTGGAGACGGTGACCAAGGTTCTCAAGAAATCGACGATGTACTTTCTAATCCAGAAACTTTTGGACGCGAAGAAGAAAGCAATCAATCTGGCGATGTTTATGCAAAACATTCATTGCAAGAATTAAATGAACTTTTGGATCAGGCAGTTTCGCAAGAAGATTATGAAAAAGCTGCAAAAATCAGAGACGAAATCTCAAAAAGATAA
- a CDS encoding electron transfer flavoprotein subunit alpha/FixB family protein has product MSILIYAESAEGKFKKVAFELASYAKKVAESLGTTVTALTVNISDVSELGKYGVDKVLKVNNDKLAGFTAKAYADVIKQAAEKEGTKVVLLSSTTDSIYLSSLVAVALNAGFASNVVGLPVSTSPFQVKRNAFSNKAFNITQIDTDVKVLGLAKNSYGIFESAGAAAAEDFNPTIGDNDFGVKVESVEKVTGKVSIADADIVVSGGRGLKGPENWGLVENLAEVLGAATACSKPVSDLGWRPHSEHVGQTGKPVATNLYIAIGISGAIQHIAGINSSKVKVVINNDPEAPFFKVADYGIVGDAFEIVPQLTEKLKAFKAQHS; this is encoded by the coding sequence ATGTCAATATTAATATATGCAGAATCTGCAGAAGGAAAATTTAAAAAAGTTGCTTTCGAATTAGCTTCTTACGCTAAGAAAGTAGCAGAATCATTAGGAACAACTGTTACGGCTTTGACTGTAAACATCAGCGACGTAAGCGAATTAGGCAAATACGGAGTTGATAAGGTTTTAAAAGTAAACAACGATAAATTAGCTGGTTTTACAGCTAAGGCTTACGCCGATGTTATCAAACAGGCTGCTGAAAAAGAAGGAACAAAAGTAGTTTTGCTTTCTTCAACAACAGACAGTATTTATCTTTCATCATTAGTTGCAGTAGCTTTAAATGCTGGTTTTGCTTCAAATGTTGTAGGATTGCCAGTTAGCACTTCACCTTTTCAAGTAAAAAGAAATGCTTTCTCTAACAAAGCTTTCAACATCACACAAATCGATACTGATGTAAAAGTTCTTGGCCTAGCTAAAAACTCTTATGGGATTTTCGAAAGCGCAGGAGCTGCAGCTGCTGAAGATTTCAACCCAACAATTGGAGACAATGATTTTGGTGTAAAAGTAGAATCTGTTGAAAAAGTAACAGGAAAAGTTTCTATTGCTGATGCTGATATCGTAGTTTCTGGCGGACGTGGATTGAAAGGCCCAGAAAACTGGGGATTAGTTGAAAATTTAGCTGAAGTTTTAGGTGCTGCAACAGCATGTTCTAAACCAGTTTCAGATTTAGGATGGAGACCTCACAGCGAGCACGTTGGTCAAACAGGAAAACCAGTAGCAACAAACTTATATATTGCAATCGGAATTTCTGGAGCAATTCAGCATATTGCCGGAATCAACTCATCTAAAGTAAAAGTGGTAATCAACAATGACCCAGAAGCTCCTTTCTTTAAAGTAGCTGATTACGGAATTGTGGGTGATGCTTTTGAAATCGTTCCTCAATTAACAGAGAAACTTAAAGCTTTTAAGGCTCAGCATTCTTAA